The following proteins come from a genomic window of Microtus ochrogaster isolate Prairie Vole_2 unplaced genomic scaffold, MicOch1.0 UNK1, whole genome shotgun sequence:
- the Fgf23 gene encoding fibroblast growth factor 23, whose amino-acid sequence MLGTCLRLLVGALCGACSLGTVGAYPDTSPLLGSNWGSLTHLYTATARNSYHLQIHKDGHVDGTPHQTIYSALMIRSEDAGFVVITGAATRRFLCMDLRGNIFGSHHFSPENCRFRQWTLENGYDVYLSPQHHYLVSLSRAKRPFQPGTNPPPFSQFLARRNEVPLLRFHTARPRRHTRSAEDPPERDPLNVLKPRPRATPMPVSCSRELQSAEEGGPAASDPLGVLRRGRGNARGGAGGTDRCRPFPRFA is encoded by the exons ATGCTGGGgacctgcctcagactcctggtgGGTGCTCTGTGTGGTGCCTGCAGCCTGGGCACCGTTGGAGCCTACCCTGACACCTCTCCTCTGCTTGGCTCCAATTGGGGCAGCCTGACTCACCTGTACACGGCTACAGCCAGGAACAGCTATCACCTACAGATCCACAAGGATGGCCATGTAGATGGCACACCCCACCAGACCATCTACA gtGCCCTGATGATCAGATCAGAGGACGCCGGCTTCGTGGTCATAACAGGAGCCGCGACTAGAAGGTTCCTTTGTATGGATCTCAGAGGCAACATTTTTGGATCG CATCACTTCAGCCCGGAGAACTGCAGGTTCCGCCAGTGGACTCTGGAGAATGGCTACGACGTCTACCTGTCGCCGCAGCATCACTACCTAGTAAGCCTGAGCCGCGCCAAGCGCCCCTTCCAGCCTGGCACCAACCCGCCGCCCTTCTCGCAGTTCCTGGCGCGCAGGAACGAGGTCCCCCTGCTGCGCTTCCACACCGCGCGACCACGGCGCCACACGCGCAGCGCCGAGGACCCTCCCGAGCGCGACCCGCTCAACGTGCTCAAGCCGCGGCCCCGTGCCACGCCGATGCCCGTATCCTGCTCGCGGGAGCTGCAGAGCGCCGAGGAAGGCGGGCCCGCGGCCAGTGACCCACTGGGAGTACTGCGCAGAGGCCGCGGGAATGCTCGCGGGGGTGCAGGAGGCACGGACCGCTGCCGTCCATTTCCCAGGTTCGCCTAG
- the Tigar gene encoding fructose-2,6-bisphosphatase TIGAR gives MPRFALTVIRHGETRLNKEKIIQGQGVDEPLSETGFKQAAAAGRFLNNVQFTHAFSSDLTRTKQTICGILEKSKFCKDMAVKYDSRLRERKYGVVEGKPLSEMRAMAKAAGEECPMFAPPGGETLEQVKIRAKDFFNFLCQYILDGTGQRENFFPRAPGSCLESSLAEVFPVGKRDSLELHPDGGAPGLAANILVVSHGAYMRSLFGYLISDLKCSLPATLGKVELSSVTPNTGMSVFLIDCEKGREPAIQCICMNLQEHLNGKC, from the exons GGCAAGGAGTAGATGAACCcctttctgagactgggtttaAGCAAGCAGCTGCTGCTGGCCGGTTTCTGAACAACGTGCAGTTTACACACGCTTTCTCCAGTGACCTCACGAGGACTAAGCAG accATATGTGGCATTTTGGAGAAAAGCAAATTTTGCAAAGACATGGCGGTGAAGTATGACTCCAGACTTCGGGAAAGG AAGTATGGGGTCGTAGAAGGCAAGCCACTGAGCGAGATGAGAGCCATGGCCAAAGCCGCTGGGGAAGAGTGTCCCATGTTTGCTCCGCCCGGAGGAGAGACACTGGAGCAG GTGAAAATACGTGCAAAGGATTTCTTCAATTTCCTTTGCCAGTACATCTTGGACGGGACAGGTCAGAGAGAAAACTTCTTCCCCAGAGCTCCAGGCAGCTGTCTGGAGAGCAGTTTGGCGGAGGTGTTCCCTGTAGGAAAACGGGACAGTTTAGAGTTGCATCCTGATGGTGGCGCCCCGGGCTTAGCAGCCAACATCTTAGTTGTGAGCCATGGAGCTTACATGAGAAGCCTCTTTGGTTACCTCATCAGTGACCTCAAATGCTCATTGCCAGCAACACTAGGCAAAGTTGAACTCTCGTCGGTCACTCCCAACACTGGGATGAGTGTCTTTCTCATAGACTGCGAGAAAGGACGTGAACCAGCAATTCAGTGTATCTGCATGAACCTCCAGGAGCATCTGAACGGAAAATGCTAA